The Candidatus Eisenbacteria bacterium genome contains a region encoding:
- a CDS encoding OPT/YSL family transporter produces MEENYSELTLRAVISGLFVGCLIGASNICIGLKIGWTFGASITAAVISFAIFRTFAGVLKRPYSAKENLITATAGSSAGTMASAAGLTASIPALELILREQGKPILSYGQLVLWGISIAFLGVFFAVPLRRQMIVVDKLRYPTGTAAAETIKAMYASGAEAVKKAKVLFYCALFAAAFKLLLSIKPLGLGFLENLSVDDFGLASIGVLGLGFAVLTIGMNLSPMMLGAGVLIGPKVGWSLFAGAVIAWGIITPVLNGMGLIEYSGGSSIYRDALKWILWPGVACMITAGFTSLGLQYKTIGRTFSSLRKATAAAAAADEEEDAPDPFPMKWWFIGMAAATVLTASMAYIFFGIAVWMGVLAVILSLFVASIAVRATGETDINPVGAMGKITQVVYGILDPGRITTNLMAAGITAAGASQAGDLMHDLKAGYMLKVSIRKQVITQLIGVIVGVLVAAGVYRLLTAAYEIPGEDFAGPAVVAWHLMAKVLAEGVSSLEPSALWAAVVGGAVGIILTLMHRIRSIAKWLPSPVAIGIAFIVPGFYSIAMWFGALLTWLYNRKHGDRVERFGPALASGLIAGEGLMMVLVALLLILGVSWV; encoded by the coding sequence ATGGAAGAGAACTACTCCGAGCTGACACTGCGGGCGGTGATCTCCGGCCTCTTCGTGGGCTGTTTGATCGGCGCCTCCAACATCTGCATCGGGCTGAAGATCGGATGGACCTTCGGCGCGTCGATCACCGCCGCGGTGATCTCCTTCGCCATCTTCCGCACCTTCGCGGGGGTTTTGAAGCGCCCCTACTCGGCGAAGGAAAACCTGATCACCGCGACCGCCGGCTCTTCGGCGGGGACGATGGCCTCCGCGGCGGGGCTAACCGCGTCGATCCCGGCGCTCGAGTTGATCCTTCGCGAACAGGGGAAACCGATCCTCTCCTACGGTCAGCTCGTTCTCTGGGGGATCAGCATCGCGTTTCTGGGCGTCTTCTTCGCCGTACCTCTCCGCCGGCAAATGATCGTGGTGGACAAGCTGCGCTACCCGACCGGCACCGCCGCCGCGGAGACGATCAAGGCGATGTACGCCTCCGGGGCGGAGGCGGTGAAGAAGGCGAAGGTTCTCTTTTACTGCGCCCTCTTCGCGGCCGCCTTCAAACTCCTTCTTTCGATCAAACCGCTCGGCCTCGGCTTTCTCGAAAACCTCTCCGTAGACGATTTCGGGCTGGCGTCCATCGGCGTGTTGGGGCTCGGGTTCGCCGTGCTCACCATAGGAATGAACCTTTCGCCCATGATGCTCGGCGCGGGAGTGCTGATCGGTCCCAAGGTCGGCTGGTCCCTCTTCGCCGGCGCCGTGATCGCCTGGGGAATCATCACGCCTGTCCTAAACGGCATGGGGCTCATCGAATACAGCGGCGGATCGTCGATCTACAGGGACGCGCTGAAATGGATCCTCTGGCCCGGCGTGGCGTGCATGATCACGGCCGGATTCACAAGCCTGGGGCTACAGTATAAAACCATCGGCCGGACTTTCTCCTCGCTCCGCAAAGCCACCGCCGCCGCCGCCGCCGCCGACGAGGAGGAGGACGCGCCCGATCCCTTCCCGATGAAGTGGTGGTTCATCGGCATGGCCGCCGCGACGGTCCTCACCGCTTCCATGGCTTACATCTTCTTCGGCATCGCCGTCTGGATGGGAGTGCTCGCGGTGATCCTCTCCCTCTTCGTGGCGAGCATCGCCGTGCGCGCCACCGGCGAAACCGATATCAATCCGGTGGGCGCGATGGGGAAGATCACGCAGGTCGTCTACGGGATTCTCGATCCGGGGCGGATCACCACCAACCTGATGGCGGCGGGGATCACCGCCGCCGGCGCGAGCCAGGCCGGCGACCTGATGCACGATCTGAAAGCCGGTTACATGCTGAAGGTGTCGATCCGCAAGCAGGTGATCACCCAGCTGATCGGCGTGATCGTCGGCGTGCTGGTGGCCGCCGGAGTCTACCGGCTCCTCACCGCCGCCTATGAAATCCCCGGGGAGGACTTCGCGGGGCCGGCGGTCGTGGCGTGGCATTTGATGGCTAAAGTGCTCGCCGAGGGAGTTTCCTCCCTCGAGCCGAGCGCGCTCTGGGCCGCCGTCGTGGGAGGCGCCGTCGGCATCATCCTCACCCTGATGCACAGGATACGCTCCATCGCCAAGTGGCTCCCCTCGCCCGTGGCGATCGGCATCGCCTTCATCGTCCCCGGTTTCTATTCGATCGCCATGTGGTTCGGGGCGCTACTCACCTGGCTCTATAATAGAAAGCACGGGGACCGGGTGGAGCGCTTCGGCCCCGCCCTCGCCTCCGGCCTGATCGCCGGCGAGGGGTTGATGATGGTCCTCGTCGCCCTGCTGTTGATCCTGGGGGTGAGCTGGGTATAG
- a CDS encoding DUF2809 domain-containing protein yields the protein MERGERARPGGAASIALSLLVAASVGVGCKLYAGPGAAWIADRLAGAFYVIFWCFVFFAILRTRRIGVLAAAVTAATCALEFLQLVHPPFLEAVRAGLVGRTLLGAVFSFLDLPFYFLGGVAAYLWMGLLAGSPPER from the coding sequence ATGGAACGGGGCGAACGCGCTCGTCCCGGCGGCGCGGCGTCGATCGCGCTCTCCCTGCTCGTGGCGGCGTCGGTCGGCGTCGGTTGCAAGCTCTACGCGGGCCCGGGGGCGGCGTGGATCGCCGATCGCCTCGCCGGCGCCTTCTACGTGATCTTCTGGTGTTTTGTCTTCTTCGCGATTCTTCGGACAAGAAGGATCGGCGTGCTCGCCGCGGCGGTGACTGCGGCCACCTGCGCGCTCGAGTTCCTGCAACTCGTCCATCCGCCCTTCCTGGAGGCGGTCCGCGCCGGCCTCGTCGGGAGAACCCTCCTCGGTGCCGTCTTCTCCTTCCTCGACCTCCCCTTCTACTTCCTGGGCGGCGTCGCGGCCTATCTCTGGATGGGGCTGCTGGCCGGATCACCGCCGGAGCGCTGA
- a CDS encoding tetratricopeptide repeat protein, with amino-acid sequence MPDRRAAAAAALLLVSLLAAEVFFAFRPSPSYWAFSNGADLPLLLRAAWLALLPAAAALALYAARRRHGEPGISPTLLRAGGALGALATIIAILFYLFRSSGHFMGDGYLVLTFLERDADPLQYRAGWGTLVVHRVFFRALRALGATNGEELSFAILSSAAGGAAVFAAVRFARRIAGALRPDRPAPAAALLIALLLTTGAMQLFFGYVETYTPAQLYILLFVAGGSAALLSGGNRAAAAAAFPAAVFFHTGVVIALPALFALLLEGRRERLARLLLRLVHLSPILLFLLPPTLSQLDAFEAPLRWTAPPEALYYSLLSPEHLFYMFNLFALVAPIPMAILVATIRGRRAADEPPGLPAEGFLRTAALSLLAFAVVIRPGLGPRDWDLFCFYAPAIALWAGTRLLPILPTRTLAPSAILAWGAGLFLLLPWVGGNAFPSVAADRAVRFTINDPLHWNGDKPRAVGFAGILWKKGGREQAMRLYREATRRRPDSRRAHANVGIELWGHKEYAEAAVHLEEAVRLDPTIPATRYYLGSCRFHLREGDWGESQFRFVLAHDPDEPSAALDLGRLLYVRKEWAEARHWLRVALGALPDDARLHFWIGQANFHLGDREAAEKHLRRAYALDPDSEMFRGGDTGAEP; translated from the coding sequence ATGCCTGATCGCAGGGCCGCCGCGGCGGCGGCGCTTCTTCTCGTATCGCTTCTCGCGGCGGAGGTTTTTTTCGCCTTCCGTCCCTCGCCGTCCTATTGGGCGTTCTCGAACGGCGCCGACCTTCCTCTTCTTTTGCGCGCGGCTTGGCTCGCCCTTCTTCCGGCCGCCGCCGCCCTCGCGCTTTATGCCGCCCGCCGTCGTCACGGCGAGCCCGGCATCTCACCAACTCTCCTGCGCGCGGGCGGCGCGCTTGGCGCCCTGGCCACCATCATCGCGATCCTCTTTTACCTTTTTCGTTCGAGCGGCCACTTCATGGGCGACGGGTATTTGGTGCTCACCTTCCTCGAGCGGGACGCGGATCCCCTTCAGTACCGCGCCGGGTGGGGAACGCTGGTGGTGCACCGCGTCTTCTTTCGCGCGCTCCGCGCCCTCGGCGCGACGAACGGCGAAGAACTCTCTTTCGCGATTCTCTCCTCCGCCGCGGGGGGAGCCGCCGTCTTCGCGGCCGTCCGTTTCGCCCGGCGGATCGCCGGCGCGCTCCGCCCCGACCGCCCGGCGCCGGCGGCCGCGCTTCTCATCGCCCTCCTCCTCACCACCGGCGCGATGCAGCTCTTCTTCGGATATGTCGAAACCTACACGCCGGCCCAGTTATACATCCTCCTTTTCGTCGCCGGCGGCTCGGCGGCACTACTCAGCGGCGGAAACCGCGCCGCCGCGGCGGCCGCATTCCCCGCGGCGGTCTTCTTCCACACCGGCGTCGTGATCGCCCTGCCCGCCCTCTTCGCTCTCTTATTAGAAGGACGCCGGGAACGCCTCGCGCGGCTCCTCTTGCGGTTGGTCCACCTCTCGCCCATTCTTCTCTTCCTCCTGCCGCCGACCCTCTCCCAGCTGGACGCGTTCGAGGCGCCCCTCCGCTGGACCGCACCGCCGGAAGCGCTCTATTACTCGCTTCTCTCGCCGGAGCATTTGTTTTATATGTTCAATCTATTCGCCCTCGTCGCGCCGATTCCCATGGCGATCCTGGTCGCCACGATCCGCGGGCGGCGCGCCGCGGACGAGCCCCCCGGCCTTCCCGCCGAGGGTTTCCTCCGCACCGCGGCCCTCTCGCTCCTCGCCTTCGCCGTCGTGATCCGCCCCGGCCTCGGCCCCCGCGATTGGGACCTCTTCTGCTTCTACGCGCCGGCGATCGCCCTCTGGGCGGGAACTCGCCTTCTCCCCATCCTTCCGACGAGGACGCTGGCGCCGTCCGCCATCCTCGCCTGGGGCGCCGGCCTCTTCCTCCTTCTTCCCTGGGTCGGCGGCAACGCCTTCCCCTCCGTCGCCGCCGACCGCGCCGTCCGTTTCACCATCAACGATCCCCTCCACTGGAACGGAGACAAGCCGCGCGCCGTCGGCTTCGCCGGCATTCTTTGGAAGAAGGGGGGGAGGGAGCAGGCGATGCGCCTCTATCGCGAGGCGACGCGGCGGCGCCCGGACTCGCGGCGCGCCCACGCGAACGTGGGAATCGAGCTGTGGGGACACAAAGAGTACGCCGAGGCGGCCGTCCATCTAGAAGAGGCGGTTCGTCTCGATCCCACCATCCCCGCGACCCGCTACTACCTCGGTTCCTGCCGCTTTCATCTTCGCGAAGGGGATTGGGGGGAGAGTCAGTTCCGCTTCGTGCTCGCCCACGATCCGGACGAGCCGTCCGCGGCGCTCGATCTGGGGCGGCTCCTCTATGTACGCAAGGAATGGGCCGAGGCGCGGCATTGGCTCCGGGTCGCCCTCGGCGCCCTGCCCGACGACGCCCGGCTCCACTTTTGGATCGGCCAGGCGAACTTTCATCTCGGGGACCGTGAGGCGGCGGAGAAGCACCTCCGCCGCGCCTACGCGCTGGACCCCGATTCCGAAATGTTCCGGGGGGGCGACACGGGGGCCGAACCGTAG
- a CDS encoding PD40 domain-containing protein, which yields MKNGESRKEGPPGAAALPGENRDRRPSPFFIEEWRVDPLSGEIARGDEVRSLEPRVMDLLVRLADRAGDVVERDELKRVVWGDPETSEEALRRAVWELRNGLGDDPQHPRFIETIRKGGYRLIAPVVRAEDAPEAPPERRRLWWWAVPVAIVAAAAAWFLIPRDFSSPEPKVLRGAPLTSYPGKETAPALSPDGTRVAFSWDGEERGNTDIYVKALDRETPLRLTDDPLPETYAAWSPDGTRIAFARLGDLQKVCVVPASGGAVDTLYSLRPALVGLDWSPDGRWLAFSAWGEEGMPPRIVLLDIETGEIRAMTNPTPQYSCDFMPRFSPDGSTIAFIRSGPIFQQDVHLISLEGGQPRRLTRSQGRIEGMDWAPEGRDIVFAAKAKTGYDLLRVGARGGAVVRVPTTARSAAHPSVASPGGLLVYEETKSAADIWRLALGEGADAEPEPVIRSTASDAAPCYSPDGKHFAFLSTRSGYTEVWTANADGSGQRQVTRFRGAQPVDPSWSPDGTRLVLTVARDDSTFLYEIDERGAHARCLVEGGADVVFAAACSRRDGSFYYERGDSLGWEIRRYGPEGDASEKVAPHEGMVLRETEEGDLVVWRFERGGIWRLPPGGGEGERLIEPEEMSYWTSLQAVPGGIYFSLLTRRGPLIAFWDEAEGSQRIVARLPENALSWFSISPDGNEALFSRAETRETDLILCRGFR from the coding sequence TTGAAAAACGGGGAATCGAGAAAAGAAGGCCCTCCGGGCGCCGCCGCGCTCCCGGGAGAGAACCGGGACCGGCGTCCCTCCCCCTTCTTCATCGAGGAGTGGCGGGTCGACCCTCTGTCGGGAGAGATCGCGCGCGGGGACGAGGTCCGCTCCCTGGAGCCCCGCGTTATGGATCTGCTGGTCCGGTTGGCCGACCGGGCCGGAGATGTGGTGGAGCGCGACGAACTGAAGCGCGTCGTTTGGGGGGACCCGGAGACGAGCGAAGAGGCGCTCCGACGCGCGGTTTGGGAGCTGCGCAACGGTCTCGGTGACGACCCGCAACATCCGCGCTTCATCGAGACGATCCGGAAGGGGGGCTACCGCCTGATCGCGCCGGTGGTTCGGGCGGAGGACGCGCCGGAAGCGCCCCCCGAACGCCGCCGATTGTGGTGGTGGGCGGTCCCCGTGGCGATCGTCGCGGCGGCGGCGGCCTGGTTCCTAATCCCTCGCGACTTCTCATCGCCGGAGCCGAAGGTTCTCCGCGGCGCGCCCCTCACCAGTTATCCGGGGAAGGAGACGGCGCCCGCCCTCTCGCCGGACGGGACGCGGGTCGCCTTCAGCTGGGACGGCGAGGAACGCGGGAACACGGATATCTACGTCAAGGCGCTCGACAGGGAAACGCCTCTCCGTCTTACCGACGACCCTCTTCCCGAAACCTACGCCGCCTGGTCTCCCGATGGAACGCGGATCGCCTTCGCGCGGCTCGGCGACTTGCAGAAGGTCTGCGTCGTTCCCGCGTCGGGAGGCGCGGTAGACACGCTCTACTCGCTCCGGCCGGCGTTGGTCGGACTCGACTGGTCGCCCGACGGCAGATGGCTCGCCTTCTCCGCCTGGGGGGAAGAGGGGATGCCCCCCCGGATCGTCCTACTTGATATCGAAACCGGCGAGATCCGCGCGATGACGAACCCCACGCCGCAGTACAGCTGCGATTTCATGCCCCGCTTCTCACCGGACGGAAGCACGATCGCCTTTATCCGCTCCGGCCCGATCTTCCAGCAGGACGTGCACCTGATCTCCTTGGAGGGAGGGCAGCCGCGCCGTCTCACTCGTTCCCAGGGGAGAATCGAGGGGATGGATTGGGCGCCGGAAGGCCGGGACATCGTCTTCGCGGCGAAGGCGAAGACCGGCTACGATCTGCTGCGCGTCGGCGCGCGTGGCGGCGCGGTGGTCCGCGTGCCGACCACCGCGAGGAGCGCCGCCCACCCGAGTGTCGCGTCCCCCGGCGGGCTGCTCGTTTATGAGGAAACCAAGTCGGCGGCCGACATCTGGCGGCTCGCGCTCGGCGAGGGGGCGGACGCGGAGCCGGAGCCGGTGATCCGTTCGACGGCATCCGACGCGGCTCCGTGCTATTCGCCGGACGGAAAGCATTTCGCCTTTCTCTCGACGAGGAGCGGCTATACCGAGGTGTGGACGGCGAACGCCGACGGGTCCGGCCAAAGGCAGGTCACCCGTTTCCGGGGCGCCCAACCGGTCGATCCCTCTTGGTCGCCCGATGGGACGCGCCTCGTGCTGACGGTTGCGCGGGACGACAGCACGTTCCTTTACGAGATCGACGAAAGGGGCGCCCATGCGCGCTGTCTGGTCGAGGGAGGAGCGGATGTCGTGTTCGCCGCCGCCTGTTCGCGCCGCGACGGTTCGTTCTACTACGAGCGGGGGGACAGCCTCGGATGGGAGATCCGCCGCTACGGGCCGGAGGGCGACGCGAGTGAAAAGGTGGCGCCCCACGAGGGGATGGTCCTTCGCGAAACGGAGGAAGGGGACCTCGTGGTGTGGCGTTTCGAACGGGGAGGAATCTGGCGGCTTCCTCCCGGCGGCGGCGAGGGGGAGCGGCTCATCGAACCGGAGGAGATGTCCTATTGGACGAGCCTGCAGGCGGTGCCGGGGGGGATTTACTTCTCCCTCCTCACGCGGCGCGGTCCACTGATCGCCTTTTGGGACGAGGCGGAGGGGAGCCAGAGAATCGTCGCGAGGCTGCCGGAGAACGCTCTCTCCTGGTTTTCGATCTCGCCGGACGGGAACGAGGCGCTATTCTCGCGGGCCGAGACGCGTGAAACGGATCTCATTCTCTGTCGCGGTTTCCGATGA